From one Sulfurimonas sp. HSL-3221 genomic stretch:
- a CDS encoding molybdopterin molybdotransferase MoeA has translation MPVTVEEALARIHAHRPKLRREFIPIEEAIGRVLAQDITARYNLPPFDNSAMDGYAVICSDAGKRVLAEHTIFAGDREQIRIAEGQAARIMTGARIPEGTECIVPIEEVTVEGDHVALPSPLRAGQHIRLCGEDIQTDDTLLTSGDTLSAYHITLLASQGITHVCVYHRPRVAIFASGSELKMHHEQVAPYQLYNTNSPTFAARAAELECDVHFVGTAADTLDALLEHIDSALQSDLIITSGGVSVGDADYTKEAFAHFSFTPLFEKVDLKPGKPTTVGTIGDTLVLNLPGNPMAAALCFELFGQALIASLSGTNTPFHNSITARMKHAYNVRPGRRTLLPGYYDGNHFTVCEKFAPGMITPLALSNGFIMLDEACSAVAQEAEVRFIPTRFVWRSGSAVSLVSAPEA, from the coding sequence ATGCCCGTTACCGTCGAAGAAGCCCTCGCGCGCATTCACGCTCACCGCCCGAAGCTGCGCCGCGAATTCATTCCCATCGAGGAGGCCATCGGTCGGGTGCTGGCCCAGGACATCACGGCCCGCTACAACCTTCCCCCCTTCGACAACTCCGCGATGGACGGGTACGCCGTCATCTGCTCCGATGCGGGCAAACGTGTGCTCGCCGAGCATACGATCTTTGCGGGAGACCGGGAGCAGATCCGTATCGCGGAGGGTCAGGCCGCACGGATTATGACCGGGGCGCGTATCCCTGAAGGGACCGAGTGCATCGTCCCCATCGAGGAGGTCACCGTGGAAGGTGACCATGTCGCCCTCCCCTCTCCTTTGAGAGCGGGCCAGCACATCCGGCTCTGCGGCGAGGATATCCAGACCGACGACACGCTGCTGACATCGGGCGATACCCTCTCGGCCTACCACATTACCCTGCTTGCGTCCCAGGGGATCACCCACGTCTGCGTCTACCACCGTCCGAGGGTCGCCATTTTCGCCTCGGGGAGCGAACTGAAGATGCACCACGAGCAGGTCGCCCCCTACCAGCTCTACAACACCAACTCCCCGACCTTTGCGGCCCGGGCGGCGGAGCTGGAGTGCGACGTCCATTTCGTCGGGACGGCGGCCGATACGCTCGACGCCCTGCTCGAACATATCGACAGTGCTTTGCAGAGCGACCTCATCATTACCAGCGGCGGCGTCAGTGTCGGGGACGCGGACTACACCAAGGAGGCTTTTGCCCACTTCAGCTTCACGCCGCTTTTTGAAAAGGTCGACCTCAAGCCGGGGAAACCGACGACGGTCGGTACCATCGGCGACACGCTGGTGCTCAACCTGCCGGGCAACCCGATGGCGGCCGCCCTCTGTTTTGAACTGTTCGGACAGGCCCTGATTGCCTCGCTCAGCGGGACAAACACCCCCTTCCACAACAGCATCACGGCCAGGATGAAACACGCCTACAACGTCCGCCCGGGCCGCCGGACGCTGCTGCCGGGCTATTATGACGGAAACCACTTCACCGTCTGCGAGAAGTTCGCGCCGGGGATGATCACGCCGCTGGCCCTCTCGAACGGCTTTATCATGCTTGACGAAGCCTGCAGTGCCGTCGCCCAAGAGGCCGAGGTACGCTTTATCCCGACACGCTTCGTCTGGCGGAGCGGCAGCGCCGTTTCCCTGGTGAGTGCACCGGAGGCGTAA
- the rpmE gene encoding 50S ribosomal protein L31 — protein MKKGIHPEYMACTVTCACGNTFETKSTKDAMRIDICNECHPFFTGSERQVDTAGRIEKFKQRYNMK, from the coding sequence ATGAAAAAAGGGATTCACCCGGAATACATGGCTTGCACGGTCACTTGCGCCTGCGGCAACACATTTGAGACAAAAAGCACGAAAGATGCGATGCGTATCGACATCTGTAACGAGTGCCACCCGTTCTTCACCGGTTCCGAGCGCCAGGTAGACACTGCCGGACGTATCGAGAAGTTCAAGCAGCGCTACAATATGAAATAA
- a CDS encoding 16S rRNA (uracil(1498)-N(3))-methyltransferase, with product MRFLFHDEAGARQLTLKGEAYKYIVKVRRHGVGDSVALRHPEKSGILYTYRLEHSDGRRAELLLVSEESRVIAAARPLHIGWCIIDPKSVEKVLPQLNEMGVGKISFIACDRSQRQFRPDFERFNRILEASMQQCGRSEWMALETADSLESFMAANPQTVVMDFTEEKLGDTAGIDTVLIGCEGGFSEAERALLASCRTLRFDTPLILRSESAAIAVAAKVLL from the coding sequence GTGAGATTCCTCTTCCACGACGAGGCGGGGGCGAGGCAGCTCACCCTCAAGGGGGAGGCCTACAAATACATTGTAAAAGTCAGACGCCACGGCGTCGGCGACAGCGTCGCCCTGCGCCACCCCGAAAAGAGCGGGATACTGTACACCTACCGTCTCGAACACAGCGACGGCCGGCGGGCGGAGCTGCTGCTGGTCTCGGAAGAATCCCGCGTGATTGCGGCGGCGCGCCCGCTGCATATCGGATGGTGCATTATCGACCCGAAATCCGTCGAGAAGGTGTTGCCGCAGCTCAACGAGATGGGGGTAGGGAAGATTTCCTTCATTGCCTGCGACCGCAGCCAGCGGCAGTTCCGGCCCGATTTCGAGCGCTTCAACCGCATTCTTGAGGCCTCCATGCAGCAGTGCGGACGCAGCGAGTGGATGGCGTTGGAGACGGCGGATTCGCTCGAAAGTTTCATGGCGGCGAACCCCCAGACTGTCGTCATGGATTTCACCGAAGAGAAGCTGGGGGATACGGCGGGCATCGATACGGTGCTGATCGGCTGCGAAGGGGGCTTCAGCGAGGCGGAACGGGCCCTGCTGGCGTCATGCCGAACGCTTCGTTTCGATACGCCGCTCATCCTCCGCTCCGAGAGCGCCGCCATCGCCGTGGCGGCCAAGGTCCTGCTTTAA
- a CDS encoding LL-diaminopimelate aminotransferase yields MFDEIQFDRIRRLPKYVFAEVNDLKMAERRAGADVIDFSMGNPDGDTPEHIRDKMVESVMKTKTQGYSQSKGIYKLRLAICDWYKRRYDVELDPETEAVATMGSKEGYAHLAYAITNPGDVAVVPDPTYPIHSYAFILAGGSVQKMPLIFDEDYNVDEDAFFEHLETAFKDAFPKPKYVVVNFPHNPSTATVTPAFYERIVAMAKRERFYVISDIAYGDITFDGYQTPSIMSVEGAKDVAVESFTLSKSYNMAGWRVGFFVGNKKLIGALQKIKSWLDYGMFTPIQVAATVALNGDQSCVDEIVRKYDVRQDVLIDAFTRAGWPIRRNRASMFVWAKIPDCAAHLGSLEFAKRLLVEAQVAVAPGIGFGEYGEGYVRIALIENDKRIRQAAKNIKQFLKQFEENADA; encoded by the coding sequence ATGTTTGACGAAATCCAGTTTGACCGCATCCGCCGTCTCCCGAAGTACGTTTTTGCTGAAGTGAACGACCTGAAAATGGCCGAACGCCGTGCCGGGGCGGATGTCATCGATTTCAGTATGGGCAATCCTGACGGCGACACCCCGGAACATATCCGCGACAAGATGGTCGAATCAGTCATGAAGACGAAAACCCAGGGCTATTCCCAGTCCAAAGGGATCTATAAACTCCGCCTGGCGATCTGCGACTGGTACAAGCGCCGCTACGACGTCGAGCTCGACCCGGAAACCGAAGCGGTCGCAACGATGGGCTCCAAAGAGGGGTACGCCCACCTGGCCTATGCCATCACCAATCCCGGCGACGTCGCCGTCGTCCCGGACCCGACCTATCCGATCCACTCCTACGCCTTCATCCTTGCCGGCGGCAGCGTGCAGAAGATGCCGCTGATCTTCGACGAAGATTACAACGTGGACGAAGATGCCTTCTTCGAACACCTCGAGACGGCCTTCAAAGATGCCTTCCCGAAACCGAAATACGTGGTTGTCAACTTCCCGCACAACCCCTCGACGGCAACGGTGACACCGGCGTTCTACGAGCGCATCGTCGCGATGGCGAAGCGGGAGCGTTTCTACGTCATCTCCGACATCGCTTACGGTGACATCACTTTCGACGGCTATCAGACGCCCTCGATTATGAGCGTCGAAGGGGCCAAGGACGTCGCCGTCGAATCGTTCACGCTCTCAAAGAGCTACAACATGGCCGGATGGCGCGTCGGTTTCTTTGTCGGGAACAAGAAGCTCATCGGCGCACTGCAGAAGATCAAAAGCTGGCTGGATTACGGGATGTTCACCCCGATCCAGGTCGCCGCGACCGTGGCGCTCAACGGTGATCAGAGCTGCGTGGACGAGATCGTCCGCAAGTACGATGTGCGCCAGGACGTCCTGATCGACGCCTTTACCCGTGCCGGCTGGCCGATCCGCCGCAACCGCGCCTCCATGTTCGTCTGGGCGAAGATCCCTGACTGCGCGGCGCACCTGGGCTCGCTCGAGTTCGCCAAGCGTCTCCTGGTCGAGGCACAGGTCGCGGTCGCCCCGGGCATCGGCTTCGGCGAATACGGCGAAGGGTATGTCCGTATCGCCCTGATCGAGAACGACAAGCGTATCCGCCAGGCGGCGAAGAACATCAAACAGTTCCTGAAGCAGTTCGAGGAAAACGCCGATGCTTAA
- a CDS encoding homoserine dehydrogenase — translation MLKVGVIGVGTVGTAVVQILEDNKEMITARAGTEVVVKTGVVRTLNKERGIDIALTSDPYEVVNDPEIDIVVELMGGVEGPFDVVKKALENGKAVVTANKALLAYHRYELQELAGDLAFEYEASVAGGIPIINALRDGLSANHIESIKGIMNGTCNYMLTKMTDEGIAFDAILKESQELGYAEADPTFDIGGFDAAHKLLILASIAYGIDVKPEDILIEGIESVTQEDIAFAKEFGYAVKLLGIAKRDGDAVELRVHAALISKEQMIAKIDGVMNGVSVIGDRVGETLYYGPGAGGDATASAVVANIIDIARAGGKRSPMLGYNTPLEHGLRLRPSDEIETKYYLRIRVEDRPGVLAKITQLFGEFEISIETMLQRPASGGYANLLFSTHSAVEGNMKEVLSQIEGLSFVMAKPVMIRIV, via the coding sequence ATGCTTAAAGTCGGCGTGATCGGTGTCGGGACCGTCGGCACCGCGGTGGTTCAGATCCTCGAAGACAACAAGGAAATGATCACGGCGCGGGCCGGGACGGAAGTGGTCGTCAAGACCGGTGTCGTCCGAACCCTGAACAAAGAGCGCGGGATCGATATCGCCCTCACCAGTGACCCCTATGAGGTCGTGAACGATCCGGAGATCGATATCGTCGTGGAACTGATGGGGGGCGTCGAAGGCCCCTTTGATGTCGTCAAAAAGGCGCTGGAGAACGGCAAGGCGGTCGTTACGGCGAACAAGGCCCTGTTGGCGTACCACCGCTATGAGCTCCAGGAGCTGGCCGGGGATCTTGCCTTCGAGTACGAAGCGAGCGTTGCCGGCGGTATCCCCATCATCAACGCCCTGCGCGATGGCCTTTCGGCCAACCACATCGAGAGCATCAAGGGGATTATGAACGGCACCTGCAACTACATGCTCACGAAAATGACGGATGAGGGTATCGCCTTCGACGCCATCCTTAAAGAGTCCCAGGAGCTCGGCTATGCCGAGGCGGACCCGACCTTCGACATCGGCGGCTTCGATGCGGCGCACAAACTGCTGATCCTCGCCTCCATTGCCTACGGGATCGATGTCAAACCCGAGGATATCCTGATCGAGGGGATCGAGTCCGTCACCCAGGAGGACATCGCCTTTGCCAAGGAGTTCGGATACGCGGTCAAACTGCTGGGCATCGCCAAGCGCGACGGCGACGCCGTCGAACTGCGGGTGCATGCGGCCCTGATCAGCAAAGAGCAGATGATCGCGAAGATCGACGGCGTAATGAACGGTGTCAGCGTTATCGGCGACCGCGTCGGTGAAACCCTCTATTACGGACCGGGTGCCGGCGGAGACGCGACGGCGAGCGCCGTTGTCGCCAATATCATCGACATCGCCCGGGCCGGGGGGAAACGTTCGCCGATGCTCGGCTACAACACCCCGCTGGAACATGGGCTGAGACTGCGCCCGAGCGACGAGATCGAGACCAAGTACTACCTGCGCATCCGTGTCGAGGACCGTCCGGGTGTCCTGGCCAAGATCACCCAGCTCTTCGGCGAGTTTGAGATCTCCATCGAGACGATGCTGCAGCGTCCCGCTTCCGGCGGCTATGCGAACCTGCTCTTCTCCACGCACAGTGCGGTCGAAGGCAATATGAAAGAGGTCCTCTCCCAGATCGAAGGGCTCTCCTTCGTCATGGCGAAGCCGGTCATGATCCGGATCGTTTAA
- the rsmI gene encoding 16S rRNA (cytidine(1402)-2'-O)-methyltransferase, producing the protein MLTLVPTPIGNIADISLRAMDALVNADVLLCEDTRVTKKLLHLLKERYGKAAGKEQSFLSVHSHSEHRFLEKTDPSFFEQNVVYASDAGMPGVSDPGQMLVRYCIDHGIAYDVLPGANAVLTAFAASGFAETQMLFFGFLPHKGSDRSGALTRALYNGYTTVLYESPHRLEKLLNEIADTEPSRRIFAAKELTKMHQRYLHGTAAELLETLGGNYKGEWVVVIEAGELRDATFTEKEILALDLPKKAAAKLIAKLTGETPKSCYQRLLDTGK; encoded by the coding sequence ATGCTTACCCTTGTTCCCACCCCGATCGGAAATATTGCCGACATTTCACTGCGTGCGATGGATGCGCTGGTCAATGCGGACGTCCTGCTCTGCGAAGATACCCGTGTCACGAAGAAGCTGCTGCACCTGCTCAAAGAGCGTTACGGCAAAGCGGCAGGAAAAGAACAGTCGTTCCTATCCGTCCACTCCCACAGTGAGCACCGTTTTCTTGAGAAAACCGACCCGTCGTTTTTTGAACAGAACGTTGTTTATGCCAGCGATGCGGGGATGCCGGGGGTGAGTGACCCGGGGCAGATGCTGGTGCGCTACTGCATCGACCACGGCATCGCCTATGATGTGCTCCCGGGGGCCAATGCGGTCTTGACGGCATTCGCCGCCAGCGGTTTTGCCGAAACGCAGATGCTCTTTTTCGGCTTTCTCCCCCACAAAGGCAGCGACAGGTCCGGGGCGCTCACGCGGGCGCTCTACAACGGCTATACGACGGTCCTGTACGAATCCCCGCACCGTTTGGAAAAGCTTTTGAACGAAATCGCAGACACTGAACCATCGCGTCGGATTTTTGCCGCCAAAGAGTTGACGAAAATGCATCAGCGTTACCTGCACGGCACGGCGGCGGAACTCCTCGAAACCCTTGGCGGTAATTACAAAGGGGAGTGGGTCGTCGTGATCGAGGCGGGGGAACTACGCGATGCGACCTTTACGGAAAAAGAGATTCTTGCACTTGACCTTCCGAAGAAAGCAGCGGCGAAGCTGATCGCGAAACTGACGGGTGAAACTCCCAAAAGCTGTTATCAAAGGTTACTGGATACCGGTAAATAA
- a CDS encoding YraN family protein, with product MSRAAGDVAEQQAVDFLRARGFSIIDRNVSSCFGEIDILAMRDEVLHIIEVKSSPTFEQAANNVTPAKIRKILMTAESYMKKHRLELDYVLDAVIVSGGECELLENITL from the coding sequence ATGAGCCGGGCTGCAGGGGACGTCGCCGAACAGCAGGCCGTCGATTTCCTGCGCGCACGGGGGTTCAGCATTATCGACAGGAACGTCAGCAGCTGCTTCGGCGAGATTGATATCCTGGCGATGCGGGATGAGGTGCTGCACATCATCGAGGTGAAAAGTTCCCCGACCTTTGAACAGGCGGCAAATAACGTCACACCGGCGAAAATACGCAAGATCCTGATGACGGCGGAAAGCTATATGAAAAAGCACCGCCTGGAGCTCGACTACGTGCTTGACGCCGTGATTGTCAGCGGCGGGGAGTGCGAATTGCTTGAAAATATCACCTTGTAG
- a CDS encoding molybdopterin oxidoreductase family protein — translation MGNSVKVIDSVCTYCGVGCDIEGHVEDNQIVKIGASADGYVSQGKLCIKGKYGFDFVSDANRLRTPRIRKSFLAKNPAIAEAFGGKLRDFDETWFECDVDTAVSAAAMKLREIQSKHGEKSFCAIGGARTSCESAYLFQKFTRHTMNSPHVDNCARVCHSPSLKGMRTTIGEGAATNPYNDIYETEFMVVIGSNTTEAHPIVANRIVEAAQKHHNLAVIDVRDIKLMKFAKHKAIIPHEANLLILNMMARVIIEEELYNRDFIETRTKWFEEYKEKILGDPYTDPDYFKQVSGFEHLAKLIPNIAREYAVKKSMIFWGLGITEHLDGSYAVMAITHLALLTGNIGQTGAGLMPLRGQNNVQGACDMGCLPYYDPDYQKPKEEGLMTPQLVDAMLEGKIKAVLNMGEDITHIHPNLNKIDRAFEQLELLMVQEIMMNDVANRADIVVGVKSAYEKTGVYVNAMRRLHLSQPLVQSDLPDDWEVIQMLDNKMGGSYDYKESSEVWDEVREVAHRRFSGASYMRLERHRKRGLQWPVYTEDTPVLHLLDFRTPDGLGQFHYHQYAPRGMVPELIAKKRVEDGYYLTTGRTLAHYNNAAQTKASERLNKRYDEDILLVSETDAAAFPTEKAVLHTEYGSSAPLRIKITDKVQPGTLFATFHHAGSRINALFGDKRDELILTAAFKSIKVRAEAV, via the coding sequence ATGGGCAATTCGGTCAAAGTGATCGACAGCGTCTGTACCTACTGCGGCGTCGGCTGTGACATCGAAGGGCATGTCGAGGACAACCAGATCGTCAAGATCGGCGCCTCGGCGGACGGCTATGTTTCGCAGGGCAAGCTCTGCATCAAAGGCAAATACGGTTTTGACTTCGTCAGTGACGCCAACCGTCTCCGCACCCCGCGGATCCGCAAAAGCTTCCTGGCAAAGAACCCGGCGATTGCCGAGGCGTTCGGCGGAAAACTGCGCGATTTCGACGAGACCTGGTTCGAGTGCGACGTCGATACCGCAGTGAGTGCGGCGGCGATGAAGCTGCGCGAGATCCAGTCGAAACACGGCGAAAAGAGCTTCTGCGCGATCGGCGGGGCGCGTACCAGTTGCGAGAGCGCCTACCTTTTCCAGAAGTTCACCCGCCATACGATGAACTCCCCCCATGTCGACAACTGTGCCCGCGTCTGCCACAGCCCCAGCCTCAAAGGGATGCGTACGACGATCGGCGAGGGGGCGGCGACGAACCCCTATAACGACATCTATGAAACGGAGTTCATGGTCGTCATCGGTTCAAATACGACCGAGGCGCACCCCATCGTCGCCAACCGCATCGTCGAGGCGGCGCAGAAGCACCACAACCTCGCCGTCATCGACGTGCGCGATATCAAACTGATGAAGTTCGCCAAGCACAAGGCGATTATCCCCCACGAGGCGAACCTGCTCATTCTCAATATGATGGCCCGGGTCATTATCGAAGAGGAGCTCTACAACAGAGACTTCATCGAAACACGCACGAAGTGGTTCGAGGAGTACAAAGAGAAGATTCTGGGTGACCCCTATACGGACCCGGACTATTTCAAGCAGGTCAGCGGTTTCGAGCACCTCGCCAAGCTGATCCCGAACATCGCCCGCGAATACGCGGTGAAGAAGTCGATGATCTTCTGGGGGCTGGGGATTACCGAACACCTCGACGGCTCTTACGCGGTCATGGCGATCACCCACCTCGCGCTGTTGACGGGGAACATCGGCCAGACCGGGGCGGGGCTGATGCCGCTGCGCGGCCAGAACAACGTCCAGGGCGCCTGTGACATGGGGTGTCTGCCCTACTACGACCCCGATTACCAGAAGCCCAAGGAAGAGGGGCTCATGACGCCGCAGCTCGTCGACGCGATGCTCGAGGGCAAGATCAAGGCGGTGCTCAACATGGGCGAGGATATCACCCATATCCACCCCAACCTCAACAAGATCGACAGGGCGTTCGAGCAGCTGGAGCTGCTGATGGTCCAGGAGATCATGATGAACGACGTCGCCAACCGCGCCGATATCGTCGTCGGGGTCAAGTCCGCCTACGAGAAGACAGGGGTCTACGTCAACGCGATGCGCCGTCTGCACCTCTCCCAGCCGCTGGTGCAATCGGACCTGCCTGATGACTGGGAAGTGATCCAGATGCTCGATAACAAGATGGGCGGCAGCTACGATTACAAAGAGAGTTCCGAGGTGTGGGACGAGGTTCGAGAAGTCGCCCACCGCCGCTTTAGCGGCGCCTCCTACATGCGCCTAGAGCGCCACCGAAAGCGGGGGCTCCAGTGGCCGGTCTACACCGAAGATACCCCGGTACTGCACCTGCTCGACTTCCGGACGCCCGACGGTCTGGGGCAGTTCCACTACCACCAGTACGCGCCCCGCGGCATGGTCCCCGAGCTCATCGCGAAAAAACGGGTTGAAGACGGCTACTATCTGACGACGGGTCGTACGTTGGCCCATTACAACAACGCCGCCCAGACGAAGGCTTCCGAGCGCCTGAACAAGCGTTATGACGAAGATATTCTGCTGGTGAGCGAAACGGATGCGGCGGCCTTCCCGACGGAAAAGGCGGTCCTGCATACCGAATACGGCTCCTCGGCCCCGCTGCGGATCAAGATTACCGACAAGGTACAGCCTGGCACGCTCTTTGCAACTTTCCACCATGCGGGTTCGCGCATCAATGCGCTTTTCGGGGACAAGCGGGACGAACTGATCCTGACGGCGGCGTTCAAATCGATCAAGGTCCGGGCCGAAGCGGTATGA
- a CDS encoding TrmH family RNA methyltransferase: protein MLIYGKQPVYYLISRHPEKIETLYLAKELEAKEYNRLMRMGFAVKRIPPDAAQKMSRSGNHQGFLAETAALEPTPLATLAAKEFVVVLCGITDVGNIGAIARSAYALGADGLVVTGIKSLALEPVVRSSTGALFDLPFNVTTNLYDALTELKNRGHRLYGAVMEGEDVRTLAFEGKRALLLGNEGEGIPARAVRRLDQGVRIAMAHGFDSLNVSAAGAILMERMRTA, encoded by the coding sequence ATGTTGATATATGGAAAGCAACCGGTTTACTATCTGATCTCCCGGCACCCCGAGAAGATCGAGACGCTTTACCTCGCCAAAGAGTTGGAGGCGAAAGAGTATAACCGTCTGATGCGTATGGGGTTTGCGGTGAAGCGCATCCCCCCGGATGCGGCGCAGAAGATGAGCCGCAGCGGCAACCATCAGGGCTTCCTGGCGGAAACGGCCGCGCTGGAGCCGACACCGCTAGCCACCCTGGCGGCGAAGGAGTTCGTCGTCGTGCTCTGCGGCATCACCGATGTCGGCAACATCGGTGCCATCGCCCGCAGTGCCTATGCCCTCGGTGCGGACGGTCTCGTCGTCACCGGGATCAAATCCCTCGCCCTGGAACCGGTCGTGCGCAGTTCGACCGGTGCGCTTTTCGACCTCCCCTTTAATGTGACCACGAACCTGTATGACGCTTTGACCGAACTCAAGAACAGAGGGCACCGTCTTTACGGCGCCGTTATGGAGGGCGAAGACGTGCGCACCCTTGCCTTTGAGGGCAAAAGGGCGCTCCTGCTTGGCAACGAGGGCGAAGGTATCCCGGCCCGGGCCGTCCGCCGGCTGGACCAGGGGGTGCGCATCGCCATGGCGCACGGGTTCGATTCGCTCAACGTCAGCGCAGCGGGTGCAATTTTAATGGAGAGGATGCGTACGGCATGA
- the nhaA gene encoding Na+/H+ antiporter NhaA yields the protein MRNETLLQFLKRESAIGVLLIVSTVMALAMANSPLHSFYSYFLSIPVVISFDEFAIAKPLLLWINDGLMAVFFFMVGLEIKREVLEGSLQERSKVALPAFAAIGGMLVPALIYGMLNAGDEGAMKGWAIPMATDIAFALGILSLLGSRVPPALKVFLLALAIIDDLGAIIVIALFYGHGLSLAALGTAMTMALILLFMNLRGVTNNTFYILIGLIMWAAVLKSGVHATIAGVVLGLLIPLRGNRESFHDLEHSLHAPVNYIILPLFAFVNTGVSFGSVSASDFMHSVTVGIAAGLFFGKSIGIFLFSRLAVALRLGQLPEGVTNAQLFGVAILGGIGFTMSLFIGSLAFECSEGICFSLVDERIGILMGSLVSGVVGALYLSAVLKKTKQEETPEG from the coding sequence ATGCGAAATGAGACACTGCTTCAGTTTTTGAAGCGCGAATCCGCGATTGGCGTGCTGCTGATCGTTTCGACGGTGATGGCGCTGGCGATGGCCAACTCCCCGCTGCACAGTTTTTACAGCTATTTCCTCAGTATCCCCGTCGTGATCAGTTTCGACGAATTCGCGATCGCCAAGCCGCTGCTGCTCTGGATCAACGACGGCCTGATGGCGGTCTTCTTTTTCATGGTGGGCCTCGAGATCAAGCGCGAAGTGCTGGAGGGGAGTCTGCAGGAACGTTCCAAGGTCGCGCTGCCGGCCTTCGCCGCCATCGGGGGGATGCTTGTCCCGGCCCTGATCTACGGCATGTTGAATGCCGGAGACGAAGGGGCGATGAAAGGGTGGGCGATTCCGATGGCGACGGACATCGCGTTCGCACTGGGCATTTTGTCACTGCTGGGCAGCCGGGTACCGCCGGCGCTGAAGGTCTTTCTGCTGGCCCTGGCGATCATCGACGACCTTGGGGCCATTATCGTGATCGCTCTCTTTTACGGGCACGGTCTCTCCCTGGCCGCACTCGGCACGGCGATGACGATGGCGCTGATCCTGCTGTTTATGAACCTGCGCGGTGTGACGAACAATACGTTTTACATTCTGATCGGGCTGATCATGTGGGCCGCCGTGCTGAAATCGGGGGTGCACGCCACCATCGCGGGGGTCGTTCTGGGGCTGCTGATCCCCCTGCGCGGCAACCGGGAGAGCTTCCACGACCTGGAGCACTCCCTGCATGCGCCAGTCAATTACATCATCCTCCCCCTTTTCGCGTTCGTCAACACGGGGGTCAGCTTCGGCAGCGTTTCCGCAAGCGACTTCATGCACTCCGTCACCGTCGGCATCGCGGCGGGGCTCTTTTTCGGCAAAAGCATCGGTATCTTTCTCTTCAGCCGGCTGGCCGTGGCGCTGCGGCTTGGCCAACTCCCCGAGGGGGTGACGAACGCGCAGCTTTTCGGGGTCGCCATTCTCGGCGGGATCGGTTTCACGATGAGTCTTTTTATCGGTTCGCTGGCCTTTGAATGCAGCGAAGGGATCTGTTTCTCGCTGGTTGACGAGCGGATCGGGATTTTGATGGGGTCGCTGGTTTCGGGCGTCGTGGGGGCGCTTTACCTTTCGGCGGTTTTGAAAAAGACGAAACAGGAGGAGACGCCGGAGGGCTGA
- the trxA gene encoding thioredoxin, whose protein sequence is MGKYVELTAATFEETVKEGVTLVDFWAPWCGPCRMIAPVIEELAEDYEGKATIAKVNTDEEQDIAVKFGIRSIPTVMIFKNGEVVDQMIGAASKQAFEEKINAHL, encoded by the coding sequence ATGGGAAAATATGTTGAACTGACGGCTGCTACATTTGAGGAAACTGTAAAAGAGGGTGTTACACTGGTTGACTTCTGGGCGCCGTGGTGTGGACCGTGCCGTATGATCGCGCCGGTGATCGAAGAGCTGGCTGAAGATTACGAAGGCAAAGCCACGATCGCGAAAGTGAACACGGATGAAGAGCAGGACATCGCCGTAAAATTCGGTATCCGCTCCATCCCGACGGTCATGATCTTCAAGAACGGCGAAGTCGTTGATCAGATGATCGGTGCCGCTTCCAAGCAGGCGTTCGAAGAGAAAATCAACGCACACCTCTAA